One region of Vigna angularis cultivar LongXiaoDou No.4 chromosome 10, ASM1680809v1, whole genome shotgun sequence genomic DNA includes:
- the LOC108337696 gene encoding uncharacterized protein At5g65660: protein MEGQDLSPSHIDTSRPSLGFPLGTALLLIIIFSLSGMFSCCYHWDKLRSFRQSLSPPHPQPSLTQSQPSMVKQNKGQSLPVLMPGDELPKFIAMPCPRQPSRPDTIVVTVDTPPLKPPQPVAPFC from the exons ATGGAGGGCCAAGATCTCTCCCCATCCCACATCGACACATCTCGACCGTCCCTCGGCTTCCCCTTGGGCACTGCCCTCCTCTTGATCATAATCTTCAGCCTCAGCGGCATGTTCTCCTGCTGCTACCACTGGGACAAGCTACGGTCTTTTCGCCAATCTCTCTCTCCTCCACACCCTCAACCCTCCCTCACCCAATCCCAACCCTCCATG GTTAAGCAAAACAAAGGTCAGAGCTTGCCAGTGTTGATGCCTGGAGATGAACTGCCCAAGTTCATAGCCATGCCTTGCCCGCGTCAACCTTCGCGCCCGGATACCATTGTTGTCACCGTCGACACCCCGCCCCTCAAACCGCCGCAGCCGGTGGCTCCTTTCTGTTAG